Genomic DNA from Candidatus Sphingomonas phytovorans:
CGCGGGACCAGGCGCAACACCGCCGCCGCGCGCCACGGCCAGCCCAGTCCCGCATAGATCGCCAGCACTGCGTCGCTGTCCCGCCTGACAGCATCGCCATCGACCAGGATGATCGTCTCCGGATTCGCCGGATCGATGCCGAACCGCCGGTACAGGGCAGCGCCGGTTTCCCCCTGCATCGATGCCAGGCGGAAATGCTCCCGGCGATCATGCTTCAGCACGAACTGGGCATTGGCCGAACACAGGACGCAGAGCGCGTCGAAGACGATGACCGGATGCCCCGCCATCCCCTCACCCCTGCCCGGGACAGCGGTTGACCGTGTCTTTCAACTGCTCGATCAGCCAGCGTCCGGCGGGGCCGGGCGGCATGTCCTTGCGATGGACCGCGAGCATCGGCAGCAGGTTGCCCTCGGGCCAGCCGTCTTCGAGCGGCAGTTCGACCAGCCGGCCTGCGGCGAGATCGGCCTGGACCATCGGGGAGGGCATGCTGCCCCAGCCGAGCCCGGCGTGCAGAAAGGCATGCTTGGCGCCGAGATCGGCAATGCGCCAGGTCCTGGGCGAAAGCACCCCGAATTCCTTGCCGAGCGACAGATCCGACCGGTCGGTAAGGACGAGCTGGACATGTTCGGCAAGGTCAGCGCGCGGAATCGGCCCGGTGCGCTGTGCCAGCGGATGCGCGGGTGCGGCGACCATCACCAGCGGTATCGACAGGAGCCTTTCCTGCACGAAATCGGCCGGGACGAGCGGCAAGGTGCCGACCACGGCAAAAGCCGCACGCCCGCCGGACACCGGCTCGATCACCGCGCCCAGCGCCTCGACACGGACACGAAGCGGCGTGTGCGGAAAGGTCGCCTGAAAATCGGTGACCGCGCGCGCGAAGACATGGATCGGGAACATCACGTCGATCGCGACCGACAGCTCAGGCTCAAGCCCGCCGGCCAGATCGCGGGCGCGGGCCTTGAACGAATCCATCCGGCCAGCCACCGCCCGCGCTTCGGGCAGCAGGGCGCTGCCAGCCTCGGTCAGCGCCGGATAGCGCGCGCTGCGGTCGAACAGCTGGACCCCCAATTGCCGCTCAAGCGTGCCGAGCGTCTGGCTGACCACCGATTGAGCCCGGCCGAGCCGGCGACCGGCGGCGGAGAAGCTTCCCTCCTCAGCCGCCGCGAGGAACGTTCGCAACTGATCGAGCGAGACTGAGTCAAGCATCTATCGTAATCCCAGATGGAATGCATCGTAACATATAGGCTTTTGCGCTATATCGCCAGGGCATATCTGGACCTTCGCAACCAGACCCTTTTTTCAGCACTCCGTTGCGAAGGATTCCATCATGAAGCTCCTCCACGTCGATTCAAGCATTCTCGGCCAGGGCTCGGTGAGCCGTCATCTCTCGGCCTCGATCGTTGCCCAGCAACAGGCGTTGCATCCTGGCATCGGGATCGTCCGCCGCGATCTCGCCACCGATCCGGTCGATCACCTTTCCGGCCTCCACCTTGCCGCGGCGCAGGGTGCCGTGCCCGAAGCCGAAGCACTGCAGCGCGATCTCGCGGCCGGCCAGGCAGCGCTCGAGGAATTTCTCGATGCCGATATCGTCGTGGTCGGCGCGCCGATGTATAATTTCGGCATCCCCAGCCAGCTCAAGGCATGGATCGACCGTCTCGCGGTCGCAGGCCGTACCTTCCGCTATGGCGCGAACGGCGCCGAGGGCCTGGCCGGTGGCAAGACCGTGATCGTCGCGTCGTCGCGCGGCGGCTTCTACGGCGCCGATACCCAGGCGGCGTTCCTCGACCATCAGGAAACCTATCTGCGCGGCGTGTTCGGCTTTTTCGGCATCACCGACATCAGCTTCATCCGCGCCGAGGGTGTCGCCATGGGCGAACCGCAGCGCCAGCAGGCGATCGACAGCGCCGAGGCGGAAATCCTCAAGCTGGCCGCCTAGAATATCGCGGCACGGCTGTGCTAGCGCCCCGGGGCAAGGCTTCTTCGTCAGGAAGGCGCCGACCCTCGGGGAAATTTGAATGCGTTTCCGGTTGGCCATGATTGTTGCGGCACCCTTGTTCATGGCCGGTTGCGGCGCCCCGACGCCGGAACAGCCCGCCACGCAAAGCCGCGAACGCGACTCAAGACCCCATGGTGCGATGGACACACCGGCAATACCGGCAGACCCTCTGCTGGCGCTGCCGGCCACCGCCAATGGCGGCACCGCAGCCCCGACACGCGATACCAGCAAGGTCGAGGGCACGGCGCGCTATAGCTGCGCGGGCGGGCTGACGGTGCTGGTCAATCATGACCTGGCCTGGGACGTGATGCACCTGACGATCGGCACCGCGACGTTCGAGCTGACCAACATGCTTTCCGACACGGACAACAAATACCGGTCCGAGACCGGCCGGGCGCCGGGCCGGAGCCTGATGTGGCAGACCAAGGGGGACGAGGCAAAGCTGATCGAGGGGCCGAAGGCAGCGCTGCCCGATTCAGCGGAACAAAAAATTATCGCGTGCCGCAGGGTCGCCGATCCGCGGCGGCCGGCCTGAAACGAGAGCGCCATGCCGCTCTTCATGCGCCGGGCATCCACCCCGATTTTAATCCGTTCTGACGCCAAACTGGCGGTTTCCCGCTAAAGCGAACAGGAAATTAACCAAAAATTAATTAATTTGAGTTAATCAATTCGGGTGTGGGCACCCCCCTTTCGCGCCCATGCGGAGCCCCGGCCTCCCCCCTTTTTGGCCGGGGCTCTTTCCCGCCGTGACGCGACTGGCTGCGCGAGGCGGCGTCGCTCCCCTCGCGCGGCCCCGCGATTTGTGGAAAGAAGGCGACGAATGACGAGAATCGCTTTCGGGGGAAGGCACGGTCTTCGCCAGGAGCGTCAGCGGATCGCGCGGGAGAACCAATGACCTATTCTGCTTCGGGCCGGGGCCTTTGTCCCGCGCCGGCATTCACCATGACAAGCGGCCCACGATGATTCCGGTCGTCATCGGGTTCGGGGCTATCGCCGTCATCGCCGGCGGCGCGACCATATTGCTGCCGCTGATCAAGGCCGCCGTCACCCACTCGCAGAAACGGCGCCGGTCAAAGAAGCGGAAGAAGCGCTCCCATGGGCCGCGCCAGCGCATCGACCTCACCGCGACGAAGGAGGACATCGTCAAGGTGACCGAGCCACCGCCTCCGGCGGATAACGGCCGGCGATCCGACAGTACGACAAGGCGCCAGGGATAAGGAGAGTTGCGTGGACCGGGGCGCCGCGGATGAAGTTGGCGGAAGGCTTTCAATGTCGCAATCGGTGCCGGCCCGCTCCCGCACCGTTTCAGCCTTGCTGAACAGACTCTAATCACCGCGCTGAAGGATGATACCGAGTTCCTCGACGTCAAGATCGCGCTCCAGTTCGTGAAGCACTTCA
This window encodes:
- a CDS encoding thiol-disulfide oxidoreductase DCC family protein, with the translated sequence MAGHPVIVFDALCVLCSANAQFVLKHDRREHFRLASMQGETGAALYRRFGIDPANPETIILVDGDAVRRDSDAVLAIYAGLGWPWRAAAVLRLVPRFLRDPVYRLIARNRYRLFGRRATCWLPTAEQARRVL
- a CDS encoding LysR family transcriptional regulator — translated: MLDSVSLDQLRTFLAAAEEGSFSAAGRRLGRAQSVVSQTLGTLERQLGVQLFDRSARYPALTEAGSALLPEARAVAGRMDSFKARARDLAGGLEPELSVAIDVMFPIHVFARAVTDFQATFPHTPLRVRVEALGAVIEPVSGGRAAFAVVGTLPLVPADFVQERLLSIPLVMVAAPAHPLAQRTGPIPRADLAEHVQLVLTDRSDLSLGKEFGVLSPRTWRIADLGAKHAFLHAGLGWGSMPSPMVQADLAAGRLVELPLEDGWPEGNLLPMLAVHRKDMPPGPAGRWLIEQLKDTVNRCPGQG
- a CDS encoding FMN-dependent NADH-azoreductase, whose translation is MKLLHVDSSILGQGSVSRHLSASIVAQQQALHPGIGIVRRDLATDPVDHLSGLHLAAAQGAVPEAEALQRDLAAGQAALEEFLDADIVVVGAPMYNFGIPSQLKAWIDRLAVAGRTFRYGANGAEGLAGGKTVIVASSRGGFYGADTQAAFLDHQETYLRGVFGFFGITDISFIRAEGVAMGEPQRQQAIDSAEAEILKLAA